A window from Megalobrama amblycephala isolate DHTTF-2021 linkage group LG9, ASM1881202v1, whole genome shotgun sequence encodes these proteins:
- the LOC125275517 gene encoding uncharacterized protein LOC125275517 — MYAVVTLQDTDEVMVVASNWLTTDKKQSYWPPFKAPEKFMDAVQNRLKPETGGKTWEKLNISFHTEYVSFDKAKEEQKVMKEQKEWSNKGFGILKRQRLENAVGVLKNQFQQFPPVPPASTSRMDDKKELLQMLGDIKSTVQENSAMLKKLLKDNTVSEAPSSTSVLSKDIKTNLNLPLKTFDDLDRIERQLNTAASRKKYVKYLSMLGGFGPRDIIKNIMQKVLADDLAKEFNWQGRGDKRPFSQLILTDVIRDAAFRRNVIRVDCENEIKKYLSYRADRLRKKPREQGGIGPVVPNVIAGTTVDDDEEMDDEEIWKLLAD; from the exons ATGTATGCAGTTGTCACCCTGCAAGACACAGATGAGGTGATGGTGGTAGCATCAAACTGGTTGACCACAGACaagaaacaaagttactggccCCCATTCAAAGCACCAGAGAAGTTCATGGATGCTGTTCAGAACAGACTTAAACCTGAAACAGGAGGGAAAACATGGGAGAAATTAAATATTAGCTTTCACACTGAATATG TCTCATTTGACAAGGCAAAAGAAGAGCAAAAAGTAATGAAAGAACAAAAAGAATG gtCAAATAAAGGCTTTGGAATACTCAAAAGACAAAGACTTGAAAATGCTGTAGGAGTgttaaaaaatcaatttcaacaGTTTCCTCCAGTACCACCTGCATCTACATCCAGAATGGATG ACAAGAAGGAGCTCCTCCAAATGCTGGGAGACATCAAAAGTACGGTTCAGGAAAACTCTGCCATGTTAAAGAAACTACTGAAAGACAACACAGTTTCTGAAGCCCCCAGCAGTACCAGTGTGCTCTCTAAAGATATTAAAACAAACCTCAATCTGCCTCTTAAAACTTTTGACGATTTGGACAGGATTGAAAGACAGCTCAACACTGCAGCATCACGCAAAAAATAT GTAAAATATCTGTCAATGCTTGGAGGCTTTGGGCCAAGGGACATTATTAAGAATATTATGCAGAAAGTCCTAGCAGATGATCTGGCAAAGGAGTTCAATTGGCAGGGGAGAGGAGATAAAAGACCCTTCTCTCAGCTTATTTTAACAGATGTAATCAGAG ATGCTGCATTTAGACGAAATGTAATCAGGGTTGACtgtgaaaatgaaataaaaaaatatctgagttacagAGCTGATCGACTCAGAAAGAAACCAAGAGAACAAGGAG GTATTGGGCCTGTTGTCCCAAATGTGATTGCAGGAACAACAGTGGACGATGATGAAGAGATGGATGATGAAGAAATTTGGAAACTCCTTGCTGACTAA